The Nocardioides sp. S-1144 genome includes a region encoding these proteins:
- the macS gene encoding MacS family sensor histidine kinase, with protein sequence MEDRLFRAVAVLRWVVLANAVGLALYRGVDNYDHPTAGYVLVAVMVAWTTFATWAYADRARRGQLLLYCDLGLTLALIALTPLVKGPWFNATIPGFWVMAALFAWAIRFRTPGGFVAGVLIGGADLLLRDELTQTNYSNFFLLMIGGPIVGFMCGSLQQMAAERDEAQRTAAAATERARLARVVHDGVLQVLALVQRRGAEIGGPAADLGRLAGEQESALRTLIRSQDAVSDAGTAGTVDLASRLGRLSLRPGVDVAVPGGPVELPSAAAAEVVAVVAACLDNVTAHVGEGAPAWVLLEAFPDRVEVSVRDEGPGIPAGRLEEAAAAGRLGVSESIRGRVADLGGTAQLSTGSYGTEWELVVPR encoded by the coding sequence GTGGAGGACCGGCTGTTCCGGGCCGTCGCGGTGCTGCGCTGGGTGGTGCTGGCCAACGCGGTCGGCCTCGCGCTCTACCGCGGCGTCGACAACTACGACCACCCGACCGCCGGCTACGTGCTGGTGGCGGTGATGGTCGCGTGGACGACGTTCGCCACCTGGGCCTACGCCGACCGCGCCCGCCGCGGCCAGCTGCTGCTCTACTGCGACCTGGGCCTGACCCTGGCGCTGATCGCGCTCACGCCGCTGGTCAAGGGGCCGTGGTTCAACGCGACCATCCCGGGGTTCTGGGTGATGGCGGCGCTGTTCGCGTGGGCGATCCGGTTCCGCACGCCGGGCGGGTTCGTCGCCGGCGTCCTGATCGGCGGCGCCGACCTCCTCCTGCGTGACGAGCTCACCCAGACCAACTACAGCAACTTCTTCCTGCTGATGATCGGCGGCCCGATCGTGGGATTCATGTGCGGCTCGCTGCAGCAGATGGCCGCCGAGCGCGACGAGGCCCAGCGGACCGCGGCGGCGGCCACCGAACGGGCCCGGCTCGCACGCGTCGTCCACGACGGCGTCCTGCAGGTGCTGGCGCTCGTGCAGCGCAGGGGCGCCGAGATCGGGGGGCCGGCCGCCGACCTGGGCCGGCTCGCGGGCGAGCAGGAGTCGGCGCTGCGCACCCTGATCCGCTCCCAGGACGCCGTCAGCGACGCCGGCACCGCCGGCACCGTCGACCTGGCCTCCCGGCTGGGGCGGCTCAGCCTCCGTCCCGGCGTCGACGTCGCCGTGCCCGGCGGTCCGGTGGAGCTGCCGTCGGCGGCGGCCGCCGAGGTGGTCGCCGTCGTGGCCGCCTGCCTCGACAACGTCACCGCGCACGTCGGCGAGGGCGCGCCGGCCTGGGTGCTGCTCGAGGCGTTCCCCGACCGGGTCGAGGTGTCGGTGCGCGACGAGGGTCCCGGCATCCCCGCGGGCCGCCTCGAGGAGGCCGCGGCCGCCGGGCGGCTGGGCGTGAGCGAGTCGATCCGGGGCCGGGTCGCCGACCTGGGCGGCACCGCCCAGCTGAGCACCGGCTCCTACGGCACCGAGTGGGAGCTGGTGGTGCCGCGATGA
- a CDS encoding lysophospholipid acyltransferase family protein, translating into MFYWFLKWIALGPLLRVVFRPQVEGDDHVPAEGPAILASNHLSYADWLFMPLTLPRRVTFVAKAEYFTTPGLKGWLQKQFFSGAGQVPIDRSGADAAAGAMMSARKVLDAGGLFGIYPEGTRSHDGRLYRGKTGVARLALETGVPVVPTAVVGTDVVAPPGKKFGTFTRPVVRFGKPLDFSRYEGMENDRYILRSITDEIMYEIMRLSGQEYVDKYAGVAKEESKKADAEARAESAAEQKKAS; encoded by the coding sequence TTGTTCTACTGGTTCCTGAAGTGGATCGCTCTGGGGCCGCTGCTCCGCGTCGTCTTCCGTCCGCAGGTCGAGGGTGATGACCACGTGCCCGCCGAGGGCCCGGCCATCCTCGCCAGCAACCACCTGTCCTACGCCGACTGGTTGTTCATGCCGCTGACCCTCCCGCGGCGCGTCACCTTCGTCGCCAAGGCCGAGTACTTCACCACCCCCGGCCTCAAGGGCTGGCTGCAGAAGCAGTTCTTCTCCGGCGCCGGCCAGGTGCCGATCGACCGCTCCGGCGCCGACGCGGCGGCCGGCGCGATGATGTCGGCGCGCAAGGTCCTCGACGCCGGCGGGCTCTTCGGCATCTACCCCGAGGGCACCCGCTCCCACGACGGCAGGCTCTACCGCGGCAAGACCGGGGTCGCGCGGCTCGCGCTCGAGACTGGTGTCCCGGTGGTCCCGACCGCGGTCGTCGGCACCGACGTGGTGGCGCCGCCGGGCAAGAAGTTCGGCACCTTCACCCGCCCGGTCGTGCGCTTCGGCAAGCCGCTCGACTTCTCGCGCTACGAGGGCATGGAGAACGACCGCTACATCCTGCGCTCGATCACCGACGAGATCATGTACGAGATCATGCGGCTCTCCGGCCAGGAGTACGTCGACAAGTACGCCGGCGTCGCCAAGGAGGAGTCGAAGAAGGCCGACGCCGAGGCGCGGGCCGAGAGCGCGGCCGAGCAGAAGAAGGCGTCCTGA
- a CDS encoding alpha/beta hydrolase, whose translation MSLDRSLDALHEPLTVAARPELTDGRRIGVLLSHGFTGSPYSIRPWGQHLADRGYGVTVPRLPGHGTTWQNLNAHRWEDWYGELTRAFDALCLENDAVVVGGLSMGGALAIRLAEEHPDRVSGLLLVNPAVASARQDLKLLPVLKRVVRSFPGIASDIKKPGQVEHGYDRTPLRAIHSFVQVWPTIIADLPRVTCPLVYFRSAVDHVVDDASQPIILGGVSSTDVTEVPLPESFHVATLDNDAPTIFAGSAEFVARVTAA comes from the coding sequence ATGTCCCTCGACCGGTCCCTCGACGCCCTGCACGAGCCGCTCACCGTCGCCGCCCGGCCCGAGCTGACCGACGGCCGCCGGATCGGGGTGCTGCTCAGCCACGGCTTCACCGGATCGCCGTACTCGATCCGGCCGTGGGGCCAGCACCTCGCCGACCGCGGGTACGGCGTCACCGTGCCGCGGCTGCCGGGGCACGGCACCACCTGGCAGAACCTCAACGCGCACCGCTGGGAGGACTGGTACGGCGAGCTCACCCGGGCCTTCGACGCGCTCTGCCTCGAGAACGACGCCGTCGTGGTGGGCGGGCTGTCGATGGGCGGCGCGCTGGCGATCCGGCTCGCCGAGGAGCACCCCGACCGGGTCTCCGGGCTGCTGCTGGTCAACCCGGCCGTCGCCTCCGCGCGCCAGGACCTCAAGCTGCTGCCGGTCCTCAAGCGGGTGGTGCGCTCCTTCCCCGGCATCGCCAGCGACATCAAGAAGCCCGGCCAGGTCGAGCACGGCTACGACCGGACGCCGCTGCGGGCGATCCACTCGTTCGTGCAGGTGTGGCCGACGATCATCGCCGACCTGCCGCGGGTGACCTGCCCCCTGGTCTACTTCCGCTCGGCGGTCGACCACGTCGTCGACGACGCCTCGCAGCCGATCATCCTCGGCGGCGTCTCCTCGACCGACGTCACCGAGGTGCCGCTGCCCGAGAGCTTCCACGTCGCGACCCTCGACAACGACGCCCCGACGATCTTCGCCGGCAGCGCGGAGTTCGTGGCGCGCGTGACCGCCGCGTAA
- a CDS encoding ROK family protein — MVLYIGVDVGGTKVLAGEVTRAGTVVRTARRSTPGRRVSVASVEDALTEAVLDVAAGRRIAGVGLAAAGFVDAAGERVMFAPHLPWAGERVRERLSRRWGAPVALDNDANCAAVAETAFGAARGSSSALMITLGTGIGGAIVMAGQLVRGAQGMAGEFGHMQVVPDGRNCECGMSGCWEQYCSGNALVRFARAHLDPGPSILTDLCDARPEQLTGPMVTAAAEQGDPVAGQAFAAIGEWLGVGLGGLTSAFDPELVVVGGGVSAAGDRLLEPARAALARTVVGAGHRTPPQVVGARLGPEAGLIGAALLSRSARWAGSARSARTARSVRGVQTIGAGDYRSGVIKPRRRRPDRGARGSS, encoded by the coding sequence ATGGTGCTCTACATCGGCGTCGACGTCGGCGGGACGAAGGTCCTCGCCGGCGAGGTGACGCGCGCCGGGACCGTCGTGCGGACGGCGCGGCGCAGCACACCCGGTCGCCGGGTCAGCGTCGCCTCCGTCGAGGACGCCCTCACCGAGGCGGTCCTCGACGTCGCCGCCGGACGCCGGATCGCCGGCGTGGGCCTCGCCGCGGCCGGCTTCGTCGACGCCGCGGGGGAGCGGGTCATGTTCGCCCCGCACCTGCCGTGGGCCGGCGAGCGGGTGCGCGAGCGCCTCAGCCGGCGGTGGGGCGCCCCGGTGGCGCTCGACAACGACGCCAACTGCGCCGCCGTCGCCGAGACGGCGTTCGGTGCCGCCCGCGGCTCCTCCTCGGCCCTGATGATCACCCTCGGCACCGGCATCGGCGGGGCGATCGTGATGGCCGGCCAGCTGGTGCGCGGCGCCCAGGGCATGGCCGGCGAGTTCGGCCACATGCAGGTCGTCCCCGACGGCCGCAACTGCGAGTGCGGGATGTCGGGCTGCTGGGAGCAGTACTGCTCCGGCAACGCGCTGGTGCGCTTCGCGCGCGCCCACCTCGACCCCGGCCCCTCGATCCTCACCGACCTCTGCGACGCCCGGCCGGAGCAGCTGACCGGCCCGATGGTGACCGCGGCGGCCGAGCAGGGCGACCCGGTCGCCGGCCAGGCGTTCGCGGCGATCGGTGAGTGGCTCGGCGTCGGTCTCGGCGGACTCACCTCGGCCTTCGACCCCGAGCTCGTCGTCGTCGGCGGCGGCGTGTCCGCGGCGGGGGACCGGCTCCTCGAGCCGGCCCGCGCGGCGCTGGCCCGCACCGTCGTCGGGGCCGGCCACCGCACCCCACCGCAGGTCGTCGGCGCCCGGCTCGGTCCGGAGGCCGGGCTGATCGGCGCCGCGCTGCTCTCCCGCTCGGCGCGCTGGGCCGGCTCGGCCCGGTCGGCCCGCACCGCCCGCAGCGTGCGCGGCGTCCAGACGATCGGCGCCGGCGACTACCGCTCGGGCGTCATAAAACCGCGCCGTCGTCGTCCGGATCGCGGGGCTCGCGGGTCATCGTGA
- a CDS encoding ROK family glucokinase: MGGTKIAGAVVDSHGRVLDEHRVVSPATDAEAVEDAIAELVAELGSRHELTGVGIGAAGYVDSGRKVVMFAPNVAWRDEDLGTEIQKRVGLPVVVENDANAAAWGEFTFGAAFDVDDMLMVTVGTGVGGGIVIDGELYRGGFGAAAEIGHLRVVPGGRLCGCGNRGCIEQYASGSALVKVTRGLASTPEAAALLERAGGDAAAINGPLITAAAADGDPFAIERVAEVGRWLGEAIASLTAVLDPGAVVVGGGVSEAGDLLLDPVREAFEGELTGRGHRPVLEIRAASLGNRAGVIGAADLARR, translated from the coding sequence GTGGGCGGCACCAAGATCGCCGGCGCGGTGGTCGACTCGCACGGACGGGTGCTCGACGAGCACCGGGTCGTGTCGCCGGCCACCGACGCCGAGGCCGTCGAGGACGCGATCGCCGAGCTCGTCGCCGAGCTGGGCAGCCGCCACGAGCTGACCGGCGTCGGCATCGGCGCGGCCGGCTACGTCGACTCCGGCCGCAAGGTGGTGATGTTCGCCCCCAACGTCGCCTGGCGCGACGAGGACCTCGGCACCGAGATCCAGAAGCGGGTCGGCCTGCCCGTCGTCGTGGAGAACGACGCCAACGCCGCCGCGTGGGGCGAGTTCACCTTCGGTGCCGCCTTCGACGTCGACGACATGCTCATGGTCACCGTCGGCACCGGCGTGGGCGGCGGCATCGTGATCGACGGCGAGCTCTACCGCGGCGGGTTCGGTGCCGCGGCCGAGATCGGGCACCTGCGCGTGGTGCCCGGCGGCCGGCTCTGCGGCTGCGGCAACCGCGGCTGCATCGAGCAGTACGCCAGCGGCTCGGCCCTGGTCAAGGTCACCCGCGGCCTCGCCTCCACCCCCGAGGCCGCCGCGCTCCTCGAGCGTGCCGGCGGTGACGCCGCCGCGATCAACGGGCCGCTCATCACCGCGGCCGCCGCCGACGGCGACCCGTTCGCCATCGAGCGGGTCGCGGAGGTCGGGCGCTGGCTCGGCGAGGCGATCGCGTCCCTCACCGCCGTGCTCGACCCCGGCGCCGTCGTCGTCGGCGGCGGGGTCAGCGAGGCCGGCGACCTGCTGCTCGACCCGGTGCGCGAGGCGTTCGAGGGCGAGCTCACCGGCCGCGGGCACCGCCCGGTGCTGGAGATCCGGGCGGCGTCGCTGGGCAACCGGGCCGGCGTCATCGGCGCGGCCGACCTGGCGCGACGATGA
- a CDS encoding ArsA family ATPase codes for MRILLFTGKGGVGKSTVAAGTAALAAAAGHRTLVLSTDAAHSLGDAFGVELGAEATEVAERLFVQQVDAQLRFEQSWAEVQGYLMSVLDVAGVDPVAAEELTVVPGAEEVLALLELRLHALSGEWDVIVVDCAPTAETLRLLALPEALGWYMQRIFPTQQRVVRALRPVLSRAAGVPMPGGSVFEAVERLHAELGEVHALLSGPEASVRIVLTPEHVVLAEARRSHTSLSLFGYRVDGVVANRVFPAGGADEWRARWVAAQDDVLGEVAESFAGLPLWRSEYLPTEPVGVAALTEVAAGLYDGADPLAVPTGDGPFRVTRDTGGAVLHLALPNVQRADVDLVRHHDELVVTVGSYRRLLTLPAGLARLRVAGARVEDGELRVRFREPSGDRTGGRAGATAGQER; via the coding sequence GTGCGCATCCTCCTGTTCACCGGTAAGGGCGGCGTCGGCAAGTCGACGGTCGCCGCCGGCACCGCCGCGCTCGCCGCCGCCGCCGGGCACCGCACCCTGGTGCTCTCGACCGACGCCGCGCACTCCCTGGGCGACGCCTTCGGCGTCGAACTCGGCGCCGAGGCCACCGAGGTCGCCGAGCGGCTCTTCGTGCAGCAGGTCGACGCGCAGCTGCGCTTCGAGCAGTCCTGGGCCGAGGTGCAGGGCTACCTGATGTCGGTGCTCGACGTCGCCGGCGTCGACCCGGTCGCGGCCGAGGAGCTGACCGTCGTCCCGGGGGCCGAGGAGGTGCTGGCCCTGCTCGAGCTGCGGCTGCACGCGCTCTCGGGGGAGTGGGACGTCATCGTCGTCGACTGCGCCCCGACCGCCGAGACGCTGCGGCTGCTCGCGCTGCCCGAGGCCCTCGGCTGGTACATGCAGCGGATCTTCCCCACCCAGCAGCGCGTGGTACGGGCGCTGCGCCCGGTGCTGAGCCGTGCGGCCGGCGTCCCGATGCCGGGCGGCTCGGTCTTCGAGGCGGTCGAGCGGCTGCACGCCGAGCTCGGCGAGGTCCACGCCCTGCTGTCCGGGCCGGAGGCCAGCGTCCGGATCGTGCTCACGCCCGAGCACGTCGTCCTGGCCGAGGCCCGGCGCAGCCACACGAGCCTGTCGCTGTTCGGCTACCGCGTCGACGGCGTCGTCGCCAACCGGGTCTTCCCCGCCGGTGGCGCCGACGAGTGGCGCGCGCGCTGGGTGGCCGCCCAGGACGACGTCCTCGGCGAGGTGGCGGAGTCCTTCGCCGGCCTGCCCCTGTGGCGCTCGGAGTACCTGCCCACCGAGCCGGTCGGCGTCGCCGCGCTCACCGAGGTGGCCGCCGGCCTCTACGACGGCGCCGACCCCCTCGCCGTCCCCACCGGTGACGGCCCGTTCCGGGTCACCCGGGACACGGGGGGCGCCGTGCTCCACCTCGCCCTGCCCAACGTGCAGCGCGCCGACGTCGATCTCGTCAGGCACCACGACGAGCTCGTGGTGACCGTGGGGTCGTATCGTCGGCTCCTCACGCTCCCGGCAGGACTCGCGCGGCTGCGCGTGGCCGGTGCCCGGGTCGAGGACGGGGAGCTGCGGGTGCGCTTCCGCGAACCGTCCGGGGACCGCACCGGTGGCCGGGCAGGCGCCACCGCAGGACAGGAGAGATGA
- a CDS encoding SRPBCC family protein, whose amino-acid sequence MAEQTTSSITVDAPAAAVMDVIADFESYPTWAKGVKVAETRSSYAGEQQDRAREVFFALDVAPVKDEYTLAYQWDGDRQVTWTLAEGKMLKALDGAYVLRDLGNGSTEVTYRLALDVSIPMIGMIKRKGEKILIDTALKGLKQRVESLQ is encoded by the coding sequence ATGGCCGAGCAGACCACCTCCTCGATCACGGTCGATGCCCCTGCGGCGGCGGTGATGGACGTGATCGCCGACTTCGAGTCCTACCCCACGTGGGCCAAGGGCGTGAAGGTCGCCGAGACCCGGTCGTCCTACGCCGGCGAGCAGCAGGACCGGGCCCGCGAGGTGTTCTTCGCCCTCGACGTCGCGCCGGTCAAGGACGAGTACACCCTCGCCTACCAGTGGGACGGCGACCGCCAGGTCACCTGGACCCTGGCCGAGGGCAAGATGCTCAAGGCCCTCGACGGCGCCTACGTGCTGCGCGACCTCGGCAACGGCTCGACCGAGGTGACCTACCGCCTCGCCCTCGACGTGTCGATCCCGATGATCGGCATGATCAAGCGCAAGGGCGAGAAGATCCTCATCGACACCGCGCTGAAGGGACTCAAGCAGCGCGTCGAGTCGCTCCAGTGA
- a CDS encoding AMP-dependent synthetase/ligase gives MREFSTPLTVDLPTSGNLSDDVVRNAVEAPDVVVLARRSDDGTWVDVTAAAFRAEVAAVAKGLVAARIEPGDRVALLSRTRYEWTLLDYAIWFAGAVTVPVYETSSAEQVEWILRDSGARAVVAENAEHLARITSVRGSLDELRHVWTIDPPTDGAGHGAVAVLTRLGDDVTDADLETRRTTAGPDDVATLIYTSGTTGRPKGCMLTHGNFQTELGVAVHELDALFQPTDGKQPSTLLFLPLAHVFARIIQVGAIKSRVRLGHSADVRNLVPTLQEFRPTFVLAVPRVFEKVFNTASQRATADGRGKIFDRAADTAIAWSRAQEKGRASLAVRARHALFERLVYGKLRQALGGSCVYAVSGGAPLGERLGHFFRGIGLTVLEGYGLTETTAAITVNLPDAQKVGTVGRPLPGTAVRIADDGELLARGGQVFRGYWGNDAATAEAVDADGWFHTGDVGEVDDEGFVRITGRKKEILVTAGGKNVAPAVLEDRLRAHALVSQALVVGDRQPFIAALVTLDEESVPLWAEAHGKSVGKDAVAELADDPDLLAAIQTAVDDANTAVSRAEAIRKFRVLTTDWTEEGGQLTPSLKLRRNVVVREYKDEIAALYL, from the coding sequence GTGCGTGAGTTCTCGACCCCTCTGACCGTCGATCTGCCCACGTCGGGCAACCTCAGCGACGACGTCGTCCGCAACGCCGTCGAGGCGCCGGACGTGGTGGTGCTGGCGCGCCGCTCCGACGACGGCACCTGGGTCGACGTCACCGCGGCGGCGTTCCGCGCCGAGGTCGCCGCGGTCGCCAAGGGGCTCGTCGCCGCCCGCATCGAGCCCGGTGACCGCGTCGCGCTGCTCTCGCGCACCCGCTACGAGTGGACGCTGCTCGACTACGCCATCTGGTTCGCCGGCGCCGTCACGGTCCCCGTCTACGAGACCTCCTCGGCCGAGCAGGTCGAGTGGATCCTGCGCGACTCCGGCGCCCGCGCCGTGGTCGCCGAGAACGCCGAGCACCTGGCGCGGATCACGTCGGTGCGCGGCTCGCTCGACGAGCTGCGCCACGTCTGGACCATCGACCCGCCGACCGACGGGGCCGGCCACGGCGCGGTCGCCGTCCTGACCCGGCTCGGCGACGACGTCACGGACGCCGACCTCGAGACCCGCCGCACGACCGCGGGACCCGACGACGTCGCGACCCTCATCTACACCTCCGGCACGACCGGGCGGCCCAAGGGCTGCATGCTCACCCACGGCAACTTCCAGACCGAGCTGGGCGTCGCCGTGCACGAGCTGGACGCGCTGTTCCAGCCCACCGACGGCAAGCAGCCCTCGACGCTGCTGTTCCTCCCCCTGGCGCACGTGTTCGCCCGGATCATCCAGGTGGGCGCGATCAAGTCCCGCGTGCGGCTCGGGCACAGCGCCGACGTCCGCAACCTGGTCCCGACGCTGCAGGAGTTCCGTCCGACATTCGTGCTCGCGGTGCCGCGCGTCTTCGAGAAGGTCTTCAACACCGCCTCGCAGCGCGCGACCGCCGACGGCCGCGGCAAGATCTTCGACCGGGCCGCCGACACCGCGATCGCCTGGTCCCGCGCCCAGGAGAAGGGCCGGGCCTCGCTGGCCGTGCGCGCGCGCCACGCGCTGTTCGAGCGGCTGGTCTACGGCAAGCTCCGCCAGGCGCTCGGCGGGTCCTGCGTGTACGCCGTCTCCGGCGGCGCGCCGCTCGGTGAGCGGCTCGGGCACTTCTTCCGCGGCATCGGCCTGACCGTCCTGGAGGGCTACGGCCTCACCGAGACCACCGCCGCGATCACCGTCAACCTCCCCGACGCGCAGAAGGTCGGCACCGTGGGCCGGCCACTGCCCGGCACCGCCGTCCGGATCGCCGACGACGGCGAGCTGCTCGCCCGCGGCGGTCAGGTCTTCCGCGGCTACTGGGGCAACGACGCCGCGACCGCCGAGGCGGTCGACGCCGACGGCTGGTTCCACACCGGCGACGTCGGCGAGGTCGACGACGAGGGCTTCGTGCGGATCACCGGGCGCAAGAAGGAGATCCTGGTGACCGCCGGCGGCAAGAACGTCGCCCCCGCCGTCCTCGAGGACCGGCTGCGCGCCCACGCCCTGGTCAGCCAGGCGCTCGTCGTCGGCGACCGGCAGCCCTTCATCGCCGCCCTGGTCACCCTCGACGAGGAGTCGGTGCCGCTGTGGGCCGAGGCCCACGGCAAGTCGGTCGGCAAGGACGCCGTCGCCGAGCTGGCCGACGACCCCGACCTGCTCGCCGCCATCCAGACCGCCGTCGACGACGCCAACACCGCCGTGTCGAGGGCCGAGGCGATCCGCAAGTTCCGCGTCCTGACCACCGACTGGACCGAGGAGGGCGGCCAGCTCACGCCGAGCCTCAAGCTGCGCCGCAACGTCGTCGTGCGCGAGTACAAGGACGAGATCGCCGCCCTCTACCTCTGA
- the cpaB gene encoding Flp pilus assembly protein CpaB, whose amino-acid sequence MGRRMVLLVVAVVMAVLGAGLVYAYAQGAEDRAADDYDTVEVLVARDELAPGTDFRQALDEQRIRLVEVPRGVLIDGSTASNTQFEGRVSLTTIYPGEQIIAEKFGTSEDVDAVGLLSIPTGKLAVTVELSDTGRVGSFTQPGSHVAVFVTSATQPGGPDDLGEPARLLYEDMQVLGVGSRTLPATEAVGPDGLPIDETSVTLLTLAVTQREGERLIALQNNPEKILAFALRNDDSDVVPPPDAED is encoded by the coding sequence GTGGGCCGACGCATGGTGCTGCTGGTGGTGGCGGTCGTGATGGCGGTGCTCGGCGCGGGGTTGGTCTACGCCTACGCCCAGGGGGCCGAGGACCGAGCGGCCGACGACTACGACACGGTCGAGGTGCTCGTCGCCCGGGACGAGCTGGCGCCCGGCACGGACTTCCGGCAGGCCCTCGACGAGCAGCGCATCCGGCTCGTCGAGGTTCCGCGAGGGGTACTGATCGACGGCAGCACGGCCAGCAACACCCAGTTCGAGGGTCGGGTCAGTCTCACCACGATCTACCCCGGCGAGCAGATCATCGCCGAGAAGTTCGGGACCTCCGAGGACGTCGACGCCGTCGGCCTGCTTTCCATCCCCACCGGGAAGCTCGCCGTGACCGTCGAGCTCAGCGACACCGGGCGTGTGGGGTCCTTCACCCAACCCGGGTCGCACGTCGCGGTCTTCGTCACCTCGGCGACCCAGCCCGGCGGTCCCGACGACCTGGGCGAACCGGCGCGGCTGCTGTACGAGGACATGCAGGTGCTCGGCGTCGGGTCGCGCACGCTGCCCGCCACCGAGGCGGTCGGACCCGACGGCCTGCCGATCGACGAGACGTCGGTCACCCTGCTCACGCTCGCGGTCACCCAGCGCGAGGGCGAGCGCCTCATCGCCTTGCAGAACAATCCCGAGAAGATCCTCGCCTTCGCCCTGCGCAACGACGACAGCGACGTCGTCCCCCCGCCGGACGCGGAGGACTGA
- a CDS encoding AAA family ATPase: MPVVVEPHDQSVAALLPLLPAGSQVVGSPAPLAGWLDRHPDEYVVVVGPGVDLETALTVSQDLRTARPTVSVVLVVGRVDTAVLVRAMKAGARDVVALGDTAAFTAAVRQAYDTSEALRGPSGARHVGRLITVFSPKGGVGKTTVAVNLALALSEGGARRVCLVDLDLAFGDVAITMQLSPTHTIEQAIGSEVSLDLATVEGLLTRHEGSLMVLAAPLHPDVRERVTPALVVTVLRTLKESFDFVVVDTPPSLDDQILTALDETDECIVVAGLDVPTLKNVKVALETLDVLNIARGHRHLVLNRADEAVGIDVDRVQTILQMPVSAQLPSSLAVAAATNSGTPILAREPGHPVSQAVRRLAASLSGVTVAPPTSTDRRHAAPAPRARRRMFGRGRRETA; the protein is encoded by the coding sequence GTGCCGGTTGTCGTCGAGCCCCACGACCAGTCGGTCGCTGCCCTGCTCCCGCTGCTCCCCGCCGGGTCCCAGGTCGTGGGCTCCCCCGCTCCCCTGGCGGGGTGGCTCGACCGCCATCCCGACGAGTACGTCGTCGTCGTCGGTCCGGGAGTCGACCTCGAGACTGCGCTGACCGTCTCGCAGGACCTGCGCACCGCCCGCCCCACCGTCAGCGTCGTCCTGGTCGTCGGTCGCGTCGACACCGCTGTCCTCGTGCGGGCGATGAAGGCCGGCGCCCGCGACGTCGTCGCGTTGGGTGACACCGCGGCGTTCACCGCTGCCGTCCGCCAGGCCTACGACACCTCGGAGGCTTTGCGCGGCCCCTCCGGGGCCCGGCACGTCGGCCGGTTGATCACGGTCTTCTCCCCGAAGGGCGGCGTCGGCAAGACCACCGTCGCCGTCAACCTGGCGCTGGCGCTCTCCGAGGGTGGGGCACGACGGGTCTGCCTGGTCGACCTCGACCTCGCCTTCGGCGACGTCGCGATCACGATGCAGCTCTCCCCCACCCACACGATCGAGCAGGCCATCGGCTCCGAGGTCTCCCTCGACCTCGCCACCGTCGAGGGTCTGCTCACCCGTCACGAGGGCTCCCTGATGGTGCTGGCCGCTCCGTTGCACCCCGACGTGAGGGAACGGGTGACGCCGGCGCTGGTCGTCACCGTCCTGCGCACGCTCAAGGAGAGCTTCGACTTCGTCGTCGTCGACACCCCTCCCTCCCTCGACGACCAGATCCTCACCGCCCTCGACGAGACCGACGAGTGCATCGTGGTGGCCGGGCTCGACGTGCCGACCCTGAAGAACGTGAAGGTCGCCCTCGAGACTCTCGACGTCCTCAACATCGCCCGCGGCCACCGCCACCTGGTGCTCAACCGTGCCGACGAGGCCGTCGGCATCGACGTCGACCGCGTCCAGACGATCCTGCAGATGCCCGTGTCCGCCCAGCTTCCGTCATCCCTTGCCGTGGCCGCGGCCACCAACAGCGGGACGCCGATCCTGGCGCGAGAGCCCGGCCACCCCGTGAGCCAGGCCGTCCGCCGCCTCGCTGCGTCGCTGTCGGGGGTCACCGTCGCGCCGCCGACCTCCACCGACCGTCGGCACGCGGCCCCTGCCCCTCGGGCGCGGAGGCGGATGTTCGGCCGGGGCCGGAGGGAGACGGCATGA